One Etheostoma cragini isolate CJK2018 chromosome 19, CSU_Ecrag_1.0, whole genome shotgun sequence DNA segment encodes these proteins:
- the neurl4 gene encoding neuralized-like protein 4 isoform X1, producing the protein MAAELHPRSGKLVGLSNSNRTARRNQPVQEFNHGLVLSKEPLRDRDVFTVRIDKKVNSWSGSIEIGVTALDPAALDFPSSATGLKGGSWIVSGCSVLRDGRSVLEEYGRDLDQLAEGDRVGIQRSARGELHLWVNGQDCGSAASGLPPKLWAVVDLYGKCTQVTVVSCEPPPPSTEKETIGRAEEVDDDEEEDEEEAVVSGGLEDAGITALMNVAAINGMINGNEVPELSCSRPDKFPNNLQPDTVLTEHQLFDVFNKAIVSFYRSEDEGGGEDGGGGGGGGAGGGVGGGGGNSGSDSSSRNDRGSSSGGGAVNCDSGTGTGGTGGSAGEDGNMNNSSASNGGVGLAVVTGAMTTNDALLFHEKCGTLIKLSNNNKTAERRRPLDEFNNGVVMTNRPLRHNEMFEIRIDKLVDKWSGSIEIGVTTHNPNNLDYPATMTNLRSGTIMMSGCGILTNGKGTRREYCEFSLDELQEGDLIGLMRKASGALHFYINGIDQGVAAAQTPGVVYGVVDLYGMAVKVTIVHNHNHSDRLRRNNAIMRALSPDVGRPRPALSLTPDSEGPDRLLFHANCGQKAAIISEGRTALRPHATDDFNHGVVLSSRPLRSNEVFQVRIDKMVDKWAGSIEIGVTTHNPAYLQLPSTMTNLRSGTWMMTGNGVMHNGTTILDEYGHNLDRLKAGDTVGVVRKEDGSLHFFVNGVAQGPAAWNIPPSVYAVVDLYGQAAQATIMDDMVDFLPLPEDSSEGPTAMSPGSPCSVGGVSTTNDLRFHHLHGTNAVITNGGRTALRQNCRSEFNDAIVISNRCLRDGELFEIIIQKMVDRWSGSIEADFLLPPLCPGVTAIRPDELEFPNTMTDIDYDTWMLSGTAIMQDGNTMRNNYGCDLDSLTTGSRIGMMRSASGDLHYYINGVDQGVACTGLPSEVYAVIDLYGQCVQVSITSSSGPLDNSLCTSNITEKSFPIHSPVAGVAHRLHNKHGKNVVLLGDGCQGVRVGGYAHGIVFSAKELKADELFEVRIDEVDEQWCGSLHIGLTTLAPPELPSCPLSGLSPSLPQLRTKVTWLLCGSEVRRNGVLQRQNYGCSLDRLTVGNRVGVKRCSDDTMHIFIDGEDMGPAATAVAKNVYAVLDLYGRVTAVSIVSSSLIEDMESVKAPSLSSDSCSEGEEDCTPVREAETEPCALVPTVMAFLENHGKNIQLSNQNLTAARVSSYNQGLLVTAQPLARQQLFQFQIDRLNPSWTSSLSLGVIGHSPDRLNFPSTACCLKRSAWLLQRDSIFHNSLKICENYGPNLDTCPEGTVLGLLVDASSCLHLYVNGMDQGVAAQDIPSPCYPFIDLYGQCEQVTIVKDSVPAVGGENGETRCQGDMEKADMVDGIKESVCWTPPPEINPNKTCEYQALCSRFKDLLTLPDGYFDEDAKYNLCYCESCHKLRGDEAYYKRGEPPRDYALPFGWCRFALRIKPHCEVSNALKKWHIAYHGSSVGALRRTLDHSQLLPGTSSIFSVSPVKAEGPNGYSEPEENSAPGKEVPRVRLSPTMRYSGMEIFAPKVQFRDPRSHRSHQAQVGFQVCVRPGSYKVGPQTLGHSEPLDPRFSNSEIEWITKEQGGTLLYGLLIRVE; encoded by the exons ATGGCGGCGGAGCTGCATCCGCGGAGCGGAAAGCTGGTCGGCCTGTCCAACTCGAACCGAACCGCCCGGCGCAACCAGCCAGTCCAGGAATTCAACCATGGCCTGGTGCTTAGTAAGGAGCCGCTGAGGGACCGGGACGTCTTCACCGTCCGTATTGACAAGAAG GTGAACTCGTGGAGCGGTTCCATTGAGATTGGTGTGACGGCACTGGACCCGGCCGCGTTGGACTTCCCCAGCAGCGCCACAGGCCTTAAAGGCGGTTCCTGGATTGTGTCAGGCTGCTCGGTGCTACGTGACGGGCGTTCGGTCCTGGAGGAGTACGGCCGCGACCTCGACCAGCTAGCCGAGGGCGACAGAGTGGGCATTCAGCGTAGCGCCCGCGGGGAGCTTCACCTCTGGGTAAACGGCCAGGACTGTGGTTCGGCCGCAAGCGGCTTGCCGCCCAAGCTCTGGGCAGTGGTGGACCTGTACGGCAAGTGCACACAAGTAACGGTGGTGAGCTGTGAGCCACCACCGCCCTCTACAGAGAAAGAGACGATAGGGCGGGCAGAGGAGgtggatgatgatgaggaggaggatgaggaagaggcgGTGGTGTCTGGGGGTCTGGAGGATGCGGGGATCACGGCACTGATGAATGTGGCAGCAATAAATGGAATGATAAATGGAAATGAAG TGCCTGAGCTTAGCTGCAGCAGACCAGACAAGTTCCCCAACAACCTGCAGCCGGACACGG TTCTAACAGAGCACCAGCTCTTTGACGTGTTCAACAAAGCAATAGTATCTTTTTATCGCTCTGAGGATGAGGGGGGAGGGgaagatggtggtggtggtggcggaggaggagcaggaggaggagttgGCGGTGGAGGAGGAAATTCAGGATCTGACTCCTCTTCGAGAAATGACAGGGGGAGCAGCAGTGGAGGAGGTGCAGTCAACTGCGACAGTGGGACAGGGACAGGAGGAACAGGCGGAAGTGCTGGAGAAGATGGAAACATGAACAACAGTTCCGCTAGTAACGGAGGGGTGGGGCTGGCGGTTGTGACAGGTGCGATGACCACCAACGACGCGCTGCTCTTCCACGAGAAATGTGGCACACTGATTAAActgagcaacaacaacaagacgGCAGAGCGTAGGAGACCGCTGGACGAGTTCAATAACGGTGTGGTGATGACCAACCGGCCGCTCCGACACAACGAGATGTTTGAG ATCCGCATTGATAAGCTGGTTGACAAGTGGTCAGGCTCAATAGAGATTGGCGTGACCACACACAATCCCAACAACCTGGACTATCCTGCAACTATGACCAATCTGcgctcag GTACAATCATGATGAGTGGCTGTGGGATACTGACCAACGGGAAGGGAACCCGCAGGGAATACTGTGAATTCAGCCTTGATGAACTTCAG GAGGGAGACCTCATAGGGTTGATGCGCAAAGCCAGTGGAGCGCTCCATTTCTACATCAATGGCATCGACCAAG GTGTTGCAGCAGCCCAGACCCCCGGCGTGGTCTACGGTGTGGTCGACCTCTATGGCATGGCGGTCAAAGTCACCATAGtccacaaccacaaccacagtgACCGCCTCAGACGCAACAACGCCATCATGAGGGCTCTATCGCCCGATGTTGGCCGGCCCAGGCCagctctttctctcactccagACTCAGAGGGGCCCGACCGACTGCTCTTCCACGCCAACTGTGGCCAGAAGGCCGCCATCATCAGTGAAGGCAGGACTGCGCTGAGGCCACA TGCGACTGATGACTTCAACCACGGCGTGGTCCTGAGCAGCCGGCCACTGCGCTCCAATGAAGTGTTCCAGGTTCGAATTGACAAGATGGTAGACAAGTGGGCGGGTTCCATCGAAATCGGTGTCACAACGCACAACCCTGCATACCTGCAGCTGCCCTCAACCATGACCAACCTGCGCTCAG GGACGTGGATGATGACGGGGAATGGCGTAATGCACAACGGAACAACAATACTGGATGAGTACGGACACAACCTGGACCGGCTCAAG GCGGGTGACACAGTAGGTGTAGTGCGGAAAGAAGACGGCAGCCTCCACTTCTTTGTAAATGGCGTGGCTCAGGGCCCAGCAGCCTGGAACATCCCCCCCAGTGTCTATGCCGTGGTCGACCTCTATGGCCAGGCTGCCCAGGCCACCATCATGGACGACATgg TGGACTTCCTGCCTCTCCCAGAGGACAGCTCAGAGGGACCCACAGCCATGTCCCCTGGGAGCCCCTGCTCAGTCGGAGGGGTCAGCACAACCAACGACCTGCGTTTCCACCACCTACACGGCACCAACGCCGTCATCACCAACGGGGGGCGCACCGCCCTGCGTCAGAACTGCCGAAGCGAGTTCAACGACGCTATTGTCATTTCCAACAG GTGCCTTCGAGATGGAGAACTGTTTGAAATCATTATTCAGAAGATGGTGGACCGCTGGTCGGGTTCAATAGAAGCAG ATTTTCTCCTCCCCCCTCTGTGTCCAGGAGTGACAGCCATCAGGCCAGATGAGCTCGAGTTTCCTAACACTATGACTGATATCGACTATGACACTTGGATGCTCAG CGGTACGGCCATCATGCAAGATGGCAACACGATGCGCAACAACTACGGTTGTGACCTGGACTCCCTGACCACGGGCTCACGGATTGGCATGATGCGCTCAGCCAGTGGCGACCTCCATTATTACATCAATGGTGTCGATCAAGGAGTCGCCTGCACCGGGCTGCCATCAG aggtGTATGCTGTGATCGACCTGTATGGTCAGTGTGTTCAGGTGTCCATCACCAGCTCCTCAGGCCCGCTGGACAACAGCCTCTGTACCAGCAACATTACTGAGAAGAGCTTTCCCATCCACTCACCAG taGCAGGCGTTGCCCATCGGCTCCACAATAAACACGGTAAGAACGTGGTGTTGCTCGGCGATGGCTGCCAGGGCGTCAGAGTGGGAGGTTACGCTCACGGCATCGTGTTCAGTGCGAAGGAACTGAAAGCGGACGAGCTGTTTGAG GTGAGGATTGATGAAGTGGATGAGCAGTGGTGCGGTTCGCTGCATATTGGTCTGACCACACTGGCCCCTCCAGAGTTGCCTTCCTGCCCGCTGTCAggtctctccccctccctcccgcAGCTTCGCACCAAGGTCACCTGGCTGCTCTGCGGCTCTGAGGTCCGTCGCAACGGTGTGCTGCAGCGCCAGAACTACGGCTGTTCACTGGACCGGCTGACG GTTGGCAACCGTGTTGGTGTGAAGAGGTGCAGTGACGACACCATGCACATCTTTATTGATGGTGAAGACATGGGGCCTGCTGCGACTGCAGTAgccaag AATGTGTATGCAGTTTTGGACCTGTATGGGCGGGTAACAGCAGTTTCCATCGTGAGCTCTTCGTTGATAGAGGACATGGAAAGCGTGAAGGCGCCCTCGCTTTCCTCAGACAGCTGCAGCGAAGGAGAGGAAGACTGCACCCCCGTCAGAGAG GCTGAGACTGAGCCGTGTGCGCTGGTGCCCACCGTCATGGCGTTCCTGGAAAACCACGGCAAAAACATCCAGCTGTCCAATCAGAACCTGACAGCAGCCAGAGTGTCCAGCTACAACCAGGGCCTGCTGGTCACCGCCCAGCCGCTGGCTCGCCAACAGCTGTTCCAG TTTCAAATAGACCGTCTGAACCCATCATGGACGTCGTCGCTGTCGTTAGGGGTGATAGGTCACTCCCCCGACCGGCTCAACTTCCCCTCCACAGCGTGTTGTCTGAAACGCTCCGCCTGGCTGCTGCAGAGAGACTCCATCTTCCACAACTCCCTCAag ATATGTGAGAACTATGGTCCTAATCTTGACACTTGTCCCGAGGGGACGGTGTTGGGTCTGCTGGTGGACGCCAGCAGTTGTCTCCACCTCTACGTCAATGGCATGGACCAGGGTGTGGCGGCGCAGGACATTCCTTCACCCTGTTACCCCTTCATCGATCTCTACGGCCAGTGTGAACAG GTTACTATAGTAAAAGACAGTGTGCCAGCTGTTGGTGGTGAGAATGGTGAGACCCGTTGTCAAGGCGATATGGAGAAGGCGGACATGGTTGACG GAATCAAAGAGAGTGTGTGCTGGACACCTCCTCCAGAGATCAACCCCAACAAGACCTGTGAGTACCAGGCACTGTGCTCACGCTTCAAGGACCTGCTCACGTTACCAG ATGGCTATTTTGACGAAGACGCAAAATACAATCTGTGCTACTGCGAGTCCTGCCACAAGCTTCGGGGTGACGAGGCTTATTACAAGAGAGGAGAGCCGCCGCGGGACTACGCCCTGCCCTTCGGATGGTGCCGCTTCGCCCTCAG GATCAAGCCCCACTGTGAGGTTTCTAATGCACTGAAGAAGTGGCACATCGCGTACCACGGCAGCAGTGTAGGAGCCCTGCGACGCACGCTGGACCACAGCCAGCTGCTGCCTG ggaCGTCGTCCATCTTCTCAGTGTCCCCAGTGAAGGCGGAGGGGCCTAATGGCTACAGTGAGCCAGAGGAGAACAGCGCCCCCGGCAAGGAGGTTCCCAGAGTGCGTCTCTCCCCCACTATGCGCTACTCCGGCATGGAGATCTTTGCCCCCAAAGTGCA ATTTCGGGACCCTCGTTCTCACCGCAGTCACCAGGCTCAGGTTGGGttccaggtgtgtgtgcgtccaGGCTCCTACAAAGTGGGGCCACAGACGCTTGGCCACAGCGAACCCCTGGACCCTCGCTTCAGCAACTCAGAGATCGAGTGGATCACAAAAGAGCAGGGTGGCACACTCCTCTACGGACTGCTGATCCGGGTCGAGTGA
- the neurl4 gene encoding neuralized-like protein 4 isoform X2 — translation MAAELHPRSGKLVGLSNSNRTARRNQPVQEFNHGLVLSKEPLRDRDVFTVRIDKKVNSWSGSIEIGVTALDPAALDFPSSATGLKGGSWIVSGCSVLRDGRSVLEEYGRDLDQLAEGDRVGIQRSARGELHLWVNGQDCGSAASGLPPKLWAVVDLYGKCTQVTVVSCEPPPPSTEKETIGRAEEVDDDEEEDEEEAVVSGGLEDAGITALMNVAAINGMINGNEVPELSCSRPDKFPNNLQPDTVLTEHQLFDVFNKAIVSFYRSEDEGGGEDGGGGGGGGAGGGVGGGGGNSGSDSSSRNDRGSSSGGGAVNCDSGTGTGGTGGSAGEDGNMNNSSASNGGVGLAVVTGAMTTNDALLFHEKCGTLIKLSNNNKTAERRRPLDEFNNGVVMTNRPLRHNEMFEIRIDKLVDKWSGSIEIGVTTHNPNNLDYPATMTNLRSGTIMMSGCGILTNGKGTRREYCEFSLDELQEGDLIGLMRKASGALHFYINGIDQGVAAAQTPGVVYGVVDLYGMAVKVTIVHNHNHSDRLRRNNAIMRALSPDVGRPRPALSLTPDSEGPDRLLFHANCGQKAAIISEGRTALRPHATDDFNHGVVLSSRPLRSNEVFQVRIDKMVDKWAGSIEIGVTTHNPAYLQLPSTMTNLRSGTWMMTGNGVMHNGTTILDEYGHNLDRLKAGDTVGVVRKEDGSLHFFVNGVAQGPAAWNIPPSVYAVVDLYGQAAQATIMDDMVDFLPLPEDSSEGPTAMSPGSPCSVGGVSTTNDLRFHHLHGTNAVITNGGRTALRQNCRSEFNDAIVISNRCLRDGELFEIIIQKMVDRWSGSIEADFLLPPLCPGVTAIRPDELEFPNTMTDIDYDTWMLSGTAIMQDGNTMRNNYGCDLDSLTTGSRIGMMRSASGDLHYYINGVDQGVACTGLPSEVYAVIDLYGQCVQVSITSSSGPLDNSLCTSNITEKSFPIHSPAGVAHRLHNKHGKNVVLLGDGCQGVRVGGYAHGIVFSAKELKADELFEVRIDEVDEQWCGSLHIGLTTLAPPELPSCPLSGLSPSLPQLRTKVTWLLCGSEVRRNGVLQRQNYGCSLDRLTVGNRVGVKRCSDDTMHIFIDGEDMGPAATAVAKNVYAVLDLYGRVTAVSIVSSSLIEDMESVKAPSLSSDSCSEGEEDCTPVREAETEPCALVPTVMAFLENHGKNIQLSNQNLTAARVSSYNQGLLVTAQPLARQQLFQFQIDRLNPSWTSSLSLGVIGHSPDRLNFPSTACCLKRSAWLLQRDSIFHNSLKICENYGPNLDTCPEGTVLGLLVDASSCLHLYVNGMDQGVAAQDIPSPCYPFIDLYGQCEQVTIVKDSVPAVGGENGETRCQGDMEKADMVDGIKESVCWTPPPEINPNKTCEYQALCSRFKDLLTLPDGYFDEDAKYNLCYCESCHKLRGDEAYYKRGEPPRDYALPFGWCRFALRIKPHCEVSNALKKWHIAYHGSSVGALRRTLDHSQLLPGTSSIFSVSPVKAEGPNGYSEPEENSAPGKEVPRVRLSPTMRYSGMEIFAPKVQFRDPRSHRSHQAQVGFQVCVRPGSYKVGPQTLGHSEPLDPRFSNSEIEWITKEQGGTLLYGLLIRVE, via the exons ATGGCGGCGGAGCTGCATCCGCGGAGCGGAAAGCTGGTCGGCCTGTCCAACTCGAACCGAACCGCCCGGCGCAACCAGCCAGTCCAGGAATTCAACCATGGCCTGGTGCTTAGTAAGGAGCCGCTGAGGGACCGGGACGTCTTCACCGTCCGTATTGACAAGAAG GTGAACTCGTGGAGCGGTTCCATTGAGATTGGTGTGACGGCACTGGACCCGGCCGCGTTGGACTTCCCCAGCAGCGCCACAGGCCTTAAAGGCGGTTCCTGGATTGTGTCAGGCTGCTCGGTGCTACGTGACGGGCGTTCGGTCCTGGAGGAGTACGGCCGCGACCTCGACCAGCTAGCCGAGGGCGACAGAGTGGGCATTCAGCGTAGCGCCCGCGGGGAGCTTCACCTCTGGGTAAACGGCCAGGACTGTGGTTCGGCCGCAAGCGGCTTGCCGCCCAAGCTCTGGGCAGTGGTGGACCTGTACGGCAAGTGCACACAAGTAACGGTGGTGAGCTGTGAGCCACCACCGCCCTCTACAGAGAAAGAGACGATAGGGCGGGCAGAGGAGgtggatgatgatgaggaggaggatgaggaagaggcgGTGGTGTCTGGGGGTCTGGAGGATGCGGGGATCACGGCACTGATGAATGTGGCAGCAATAAATGGAATGATAAATGGAAATGAAG TGCCTGAGCTTAGCTGCAGCAGACCAGACAAGTTCCCCAACAACCTGCAGCCGGACACGG TTCTAACAGAGCACCAGCTCTTTGACGTGTTCAACAAAGCAATAGTATCTTTTTATCGCTCTGAGGATGAGGGGGGAGGGgaagatggtggtggtggtggcggaggaggagcaggaggaggagttgGCGGTGGAGGAGGAAATTCAGGATCTGACTCCTCTTCGAGAAATGACAGGGGGAGCAGCAGTGGAGGAGGTGCAGTCAACTGCGACAGTGGGACAGGGACAGGAGGAACAGGCGGAAGTGCTGGAGAAGATGGAAACATGAACAACAGTTCCGCTAGTAACGGAGGGGTGGGGCTGGCGGTTGTGACAGGTGCGATGACCACCAACGACGCGCTGCTCTTCCACGAGAAATGTGGCACACTGATTAAActgagcaacaacaacaagacgGCAGAGCGTAGGAGACCGCTGGACGAGTTCAATAACGGTGTGGTGATGACCAACCGGCCGCTCCGACACAACGAGATGTTTGAG ATCCGCATTGATAAGCTGGTTGACAAGTGGTCAGGCTCAATAGAGATTGGCGTGACCACACACAATCCCAACAACCTGGACTATCCTGCAACTATGACCAATCTGcgctcag GTACAATCATGATGAGTGGCTGTGGGATACTGACCAACGGGAAGGGAACCCGCAGGGAATACTGTGAATTCAGCCTTGATGAACTTCAG GAGGGAGACCTCATAGGGTTGATGCGCAAAGCCAGTGGAGCGCTCCATTTCTACATCAATGGCATCGACCAAG GTGTTGCAGCAGCCCAGACCCCCGGCGTGGTCTACGGTGTGGTCGACCTCTATGGCATGGCGGTCAAAGTCACCATAGtccacaaccacaaccacagtgACCGCCTCAGACGCAACAACGCCATCATGAGGGCTCTATCGCCCGATGTTGGCCGGCCCAGGCCagctctttctctcactccagACTCAGAGGGGCCCGACCGACTGCTCTTCCACGCCAACTGTGGCCAGAAGGCCGCCATCATCAGTGAAGGCAGGACTGCGCTGAGGCCACA TGCGACTGATGACTTCAACCACGGCGTGGTCCTGAGCAGCCGGCCACTGCGCTCCAATGAAGTGTTCCAGGTTCGAATTGACAAGATGGTAGACAAGTGGGCGGGTTCCATCGAAATCGGTGTCACAACGCACAACCCTGCATACCTGCAGCTGCCCTCAACCATGACCAACCTGCGCTCAG GGACGTGGATGATGACGGGGAATGGCGTAATGCACAACGGAACAACAATACTGGATGAGTACGGACACAACCTGGACCGGCTCAAG GCGGGTGACACAGTAGGTGTAGTGCGGAAAGAAGACGGCAGCCTCCACTTCTTTGTAAATGGCGTGGCTCAGGGCCCAGCAGCCTGGAACATCCCCCCCAGTGTCTATGCCGTGGTCGACCTCTATGGCCAGGCTGCCCAGGCCACCATCATGGACGACATgg TGGACTTCCTGCCTCTCCCAGAGGACAGCTCAGAGGGACCCACAGCCATGTCCCCTGGGAGCCCCTGCTCAGTCGGAGGGGTCAGCACAACCAACGACCTGCGTTTCCACCACCTACACGGCACCAACGCCGTCATCACCAACGGGGGGCGCACCGCCCTGCGTCAGAACTGCCGAAGCGAGTTCAACGACGCTATTGTCATTTCCAACAG GTGCCTTCGAGATGGAGAACTGTTTGAAATCATTATTCAGAAGATGGTGGACCGCTGGTCGGGTTCAATAGAAGCAG ATTTTCTCCTCCCCCCTCTGTGTCCAGGAGTGACAGCCATCAGGCCAGATGAGCTCGAGTTTCCTAACACTATGACTGATATCGACTATGACACTTGGATGCTCAG CGGTACGGCCATCATGCAAGATGGCAACACGATGCGCAACAACTACGGTTGTGACCTGGACTCCCTGACCACGGGCTCACGGATTGGCATGATGCGCTCAGCCAGTGGCGACCTCCATTATTACATCAATGGTGTCGATCAAGGAGTCGCCTGCACCGGGCTGCCATCAG aggtGTATGCTGTGATCGACCTGTATGGTCAGTGTGTTCAGGTGTCCATCACCAGCTCCTCAGGCCCGCTGGACAACAGCCTCTGTACCAGCAACATTACTGAGAAGAGCTTTCCCATCCACTCACCAG CAGGCGTTGCCCATCGGCTCCACAATAAACACGGTAAGAACGTGGTGTTGCTCGGCGATGGCTGCCAGGGCGTCAGAGTGGGAGGTTACGCTCACGGCATCGTGTTCAGTGCGAAGGAACTGAAAGCGGACGAGCTGTTTGAG GTGAGGATTGATGAAGTGGATGAGCAGTGGTGCGGTTCGCTGCATATTGGTCTGACCACACTGGCCCCTCCAGAGTTGCCTTCCTGCCCGCTGTCAggtctctccccctccctcccgcAGCTTCGCACCAAGGTCACCTGGCTGCTCTGCGGCTCTGAGGTCCGTCGCAACGGTGTGCTGCAGCGCCAGAACTACGGCTGTTCACTGGACCGGCTGACG GTTGGCAACCGTGTTGGTGTGAAGAGGTGCAGTGACGACACCATGCACATCTTTATTGATGGTGAAGACATGGGGCCTGCTGCGACTGCAGTAgccaag AATGTGTATGCAGTTTTGGACCTGTATGGGCGGGTAACAGCAGTTTCCATCGTGAGCTCTTCGTTGATAGAGGACATGGAAAGCGTGAAGGCGCCCTCGCTTTCCTCAGACAGCTGCAGCGAAGGAGAGGAAGACTGCACCCCCGTCAGAGAG GCTGAGACTGAGCCGTGTGCGCTGGTGCCCACCGTCATGGCGTTCCTGGAAAACCACGGCAAAAACATCCAGCTGTCCAATCAGAACCTGACAGCAGCCAGAGTGTCCAGCTACAACCAGGGCCTGCTGGTCACCGCCCAGCCGCTGGCTCGCCAACAGCTGTTCCAG TTTCAAATAGACCGTCTGAACCCATCATGGACGTCGTCGCTGTCGTTAGGGGTGATAGGTCACTCCCCCGACCGGCTCAACTTCCCCTCCACAGCGTGTTGTCTGAAACGCTCCGCCTGGCTGCTGCAGAGAGACTCCATCTTCCACAACTCCCTCAag ATATGTGAGAACTATGGTCCTAATCTTGACACTTGTCCCGAGGGGACGGTGTTGGGTCTGCTGGTGGACGCCAGCAGTTGTCTCCACCTCTACGTCAATGGCATGGACCAGGGTGTGGCGGCGCAGGACATTCCTTCACCCTGTTACCCCTTCATCGATCTCTACGGCCAGTGTGAACAG GTTACTATAGTAAAAGACAGTGTGCCAGCTGTTGGTGGTGAGAATGGTGAGACCCGTTGTCAAGGCGATATGGAGAAGGCGGACATGGTTGACG GAATCAAAGAGAGTGTGTGCTGGACACCTCCTCCAGAGATCAACCCCAACAAGACCTGTGAGTACCAGGCACTGTGCTCACGCTTCAAGGACCTGCTCACGTTACCAG ATGGCTATTTTGACGAAGACGCAAAATACAATCTGTGCTACTGCGAGTCCTGCCACAAGCTTCGGGGTGACGAGGCTTATTACAAGAGAGGAGAGCCGCCGCGGGACTACGCCCTGCCCTTCGGATGGTGCCGCTTCGCCCTCAG GATCAAGCCCCACTGTGAGGTTTCTAATGCACTGAAGAAGTGGCACATCGCGTACCACGGCAGCAGTGTAGGAGCCCTGCGACGCACGCTGGACCACAGCCAGCTGCTGCCTG ggaCGTCGTCCATCTTCTCAGTGTCCCCAGTGAAGGCGGAGGGGCCTAATGGCTACAGTGAGCCAGAGGAGAACAGCGCCCCCGGCAAGGAGGTTCCCAGAGTGCGTCTCTCCCCCACTATGCGCTACTCCGGCATGGAGATCTTTGCCCCCAAAGTGCA ATTTCGGGACCCTCGTTCTCACCGCAGTCACCAGGCTCAGGTTGGGttccaggtgtgtgtgcgtccaGGCTCCTACAAAGTGGGGCCACAGACGCTTGGCCACAGCGAACCCCTGGACCCTCGCTTCAGCAACTCAGAGATCGAGTGGATCACAAAAGAGCAGGGTGGCACACTCCTCTACGGACTGCTGATCCGGGTCGAGTGA